The Streptomyces sp. NBC_00286 nucleotide sequence GGGAACTCCAGCAGGTCTACGAGACGGTGTGGGGGACGGCCCTGGACCGGCCCAACTTCCGGCGCAAGGTCCTCGCCACGGCCGGCTTTGTCGAACCGGTGCCTGGTGCGGCGCGGCTGACCGGGGGGCGGGGTAAGCCGGCGGCGGTGTACCGGGCGGGTACGGCCACCACCCTCTACCCACCTCTGCTCCGACCGTCCCGGGAAGGACGCCCCGTATGACCACCACCGTGAGGAAGCAAGCCGCCACCGGAGCGCTCAACGGACTCGCGCTCGGGGACGCGCTCGGCTACCCGACCGAGTTCCGTGACGTGCCGTCGATCCTCGCCAAGTACGGGCCGTGGCGGGAGATGGAGCTGCCGACGCCGGCGCTCGTCACCGACGACACCCAGATGACACTGGCCTTGGGGCGAGGGCTGCGGGCGGTGATGGACCGCGGGGTTCTCGAACCCGAGACGATGGCCGAGGTCGTACGCCAGGAGTTCATCGCCTGGAACCGCTCTCCGGAGAACAACCGCGCCCCGGGCAACACCTGCCTCACGGCTTGCGATCTGCTGGAGCGCCCGGACCGTCCCTGGCAGGACGCCAGCCAGATCCACTCCAAGGGCTGCGGCGCCAACATGCGCGTCGCGCCCATCGGGCTGATCCCCGGTCTGAGCGACGAACAACGCGCCGGGGCAGCCCAGTTGCAGGCCGCGCTCACCCACGGCCATCCCACGGCGCTGGCCGCGTCCGACCTCACCGCGCATGCCGTACGCCTCCTCGCGCAGGGCACCGAACCGACCGGCCTCGTTGGACTGCTGCGCTCGTACGCGTACGAGAACCGCGCCCGCTATCACGATCACTGGCTCGGCGACCTGTGGACTCGCAGCCAGGATCCGACGCCGACGCACTTCATCGCGCGGGGCTGGGACGAGTGCCTGGAGATCCTGGACCGGCTGCAGGAGGCCGTGCGCTCGCCCTCGCCGGAGACGGACCCGTGCCTGGCCACCGGCGAGGGCTGGATCGCTGAGGAAGCCCTCGCTACCGGCCTGCTCTGCTTCCTCCTCTTCCTCGACGAACCGCTCACGGCCCTGCGCCGGGCGGCCTGTACCTCGGGCGACTCCGACTCGATCGCCTGCCTGGCGGGGGCGTTTGCCGGGGCGTACGTCGGCGCGGACGCATGGCCTGCGGAGTGGGCCGACCGGATCGAGTACCGGGGGGACCTCATGGCGCTGGGGGCCCTCTGGGACTCCTGAGCCGCCGCCGCTTGCCTCCGGCGGTTGTGCGCGGCGCCTACCGGGAAGGTGGGTTCGGTGCATGGGCGACTGCGGGTCCGTCTTGGCTGGTCGCGCAGTTTTCCCCAGTCCCGCCCCTTCCCGGCTGTATCAATTTGCGGCTCCGCCGTGTGGGGGGCTGCGCCCCCAGGCCCCCCTGCCTCCGGCGGGGTGGGTGGGCGCCTACGGCGGGTGGGTGGGGCCTACTGGGGTGGGGGTGACATGCTGTGTCGCGGCTGCGGCTGCGGGTGCGTTGTGGCTGGTCGCGCCCCGCGGCGGAGCCGCAAATGTCACAGCCCCGCGCCCCTTACGGGGCGCTCCCGGAACGTCAGCCGGCAACGAACCCAACCGCCCAACCGCCGGGGGCAACCCGCCTCACCGCCGGATGCAACCGGCGCGGCGGACCCGGACCAGGAAGTCCTCGACCCGGGCCCGGTCCGGCTCGGCCGGGAGCGGACTGCGGGCCGCCGCCTCGTCCGCTTCAGCCGCAAGGCGGGTCATGCGAACCTCGACGACCGGCCACGGAACCTCGCCGCGTTTCACCGCGAGCAGAGGTTCCCGCTGGTCGCCGACGTCGACGACCAGCGCACCCGTGCGCAGCAGATCGCGGCAACTCGTCAGGAGCCGCAGCAAGTGCATGGCGTGCTTCCAGCGCGGCGCGCCATGCGTGCGGACGTCGGCTTCCAGCTTCTTGCGCTGGCCCAGCGCGTATCGCGCAAAGGTCTCGTGCGCCTGGCGGGAGAGGAACGCCTCGCGCAGGGCGAGGAGTTCGCGGCCCGTGTCGTCCGCGTGCGTGACGAGCGGCGAGTGCAGGCACTCCAGGATGTTCGGGTTGGAACGCAGAGCCAGTGCGCAGAAGCGCTCCAGCTCCCAGCTGAACTGCTCGTCCGCGGGACCGTCGACATGCGTCGGCGGCTTCTCGAAGCGCCAGAAGAGCGGGGTGGGGGCCAGGAACACGCCCCTCATGTCGGTGTCACTCGTATCCGTGGCCAGACCGAAGGCACGGGAGCCCATGACGCAGGAGTAGATCGTGTGATCGCGTACCAGGTCCTCGGGGCTCATGCGGACGAGCGTATGGGCCGGATCACGCCAGGCGAATCGAATTTCCGGTGACCGTGATCTTCTCCTCGGGGAGCGGTCTCGTTGCGGGGCCGTCGGCCACCGAGGCGTCGGCGACGCGGAACTTGCTGCCGTGGCAGGTGCAGTTGATGGTGCCGTCCGAGACGCTGGCGACCGTGCAGCGCTGGTGGGTGCAGATGGCCGAGAATGCCTTGAACTCGCCCTGTTCGGGCTGGGTGACGACGACCTGCTCGTCCTTGAAGATCTTGCCGCCGCCGACCGGGATCTCGGCAGTCTTGGCCAGTTCCTCGCCGGCCGGGGCCTCACCGGGGGACTCGCCCGACGTCGGCTCCTCCTGAGCAGGCGACTCCGCCTCGCCGCCCCCGCCGTTCTCGTTGCCGTACTCGCTGCACCCCGCGAGCAGGGCAGCCGCGCCGGCCGCGCCCGCCGCGAGCACCGTGCGACGCGTCGCGCTGATCGTCATGTCGTCACTCCGAACGTGCGGAAGAACCAGAGAGCCGAGGTCAGCCAGACCACCGTGAGCGCGGCGAAGACGAACCCGCCCACGATGGGCAGCAGCCAACCGGGCAGTCGCTCCGAGCGAAGGAGCAGCATCTTGGCGCTGAAGGCACCGAAGAAGAAGCAGCCCAGGAGCGAATGCCACAATACGCGTGGTTCATATGTTTGGTAGCCCAAAGCGTACAAACAGTGCACGGCTACCGGTACCGCGGCCAGGAACGCGACCCGCCCCGACCAGCGGTGCAGCACCCCTGCCCAGCTGGGCCCCGGCACCTTTCCGTACACCATGAGCGCCGAGACGAACTGCACCACCGCGAACCCCATCGCCCCCGTGGCCAGCCAGGACTTGACGGCCCCCGTGCTGCTGAATCCGGCCAGGTTGAAGGCCGTGCCCGCCGGATCGTGCACCTTGCCGTACGCGCCGAGGGCGAGGGCGACCGCCCCGGCGACCAGGGCCGGGACGAGGTAACGGGAGGCCTGTGGACGGCCGGCCGGTTCGGGTGAGGGGAAGTCCTGAGTGGCGGCGTTCGGGTCGACGGTCATGGTCGGCTCCCTGCGGTCAGGGCTGAACGGAGGACTACCGGCTGCCCGGAGGACTACGGCTGCACGGGACGCGCGGTGAGCTGCTGTCCGTCGATCGTCACGGCGCCGGTCTCCGGGTCGATACGGGGCGCGGCCGACGGCGTGCCGTCGCGCTTGACGATGCCTACCTGCTGACCGTCCGGCAGCACGATCCAGCCGCCGTCGATCTCGGCGCCGCGTACGGACTCGGTGGCCCGGTACAGCCCCGAGGGCTTGAGCGCCTTGTCGGCGGTGAACCCGTACTCCTGCTGCCCCATGTCCACCGTGCCGCTGATCCGGCCGCCCTTCAGCTCGCCGTTCAGCACGCCGCCCTGCTGGCTGGTCAGGCGCATGCTGCCGTCGGACTTGACGTCGCCCTTCAGCCAGGACTCCTGGTCCCGGCCGTCGCAGAAGTACGCGATCGCCTTGCCGTCGCGCAGCGAGACGGCGACCGCGGAGGAGTCGTCGTCCGTACGGCCCGCGTAGTCGGCGTTGCCGGGAGCGCTCGGCGACGGGCTCGGTGGCGCGGTCGTCTTCGTCGGCTCGGGTTCCGGGCTGGGCGAGACCTTCGTGGCGGGTGGCTCGCCTCCGCCCGACGCGGTGGGGCTCGTCCCTGTCGTCGCGTTGAGCGACAGCATCACCAGGGCCAGCAGGAGTCCCCCGAGTAGCGTGAACAGTGGTCCGGAGCGCTTCATTTTGCCTCCCCCGAGGCGTCGCGGACAGCGGTTTCCATGCAAGCGGACGCGACGGGTGGCGTCCATAGGCGGACCCAGACGGTTTCACTCCGAGTGGCGGGAACGAACGGTTCCGTAACAATGGCAAGGGCTTGAGCCGGGCCCGTGACAAGGGGATCGTCTCTCGTCTCGGCAGGCGGGCGCCGCGCACCCGTGCACCACGGGCTGACTACGCTGGATGGGCACAGAGCCGATACGTACATCAGCGAGGAGCGACACCGTGGCGGTACGAGCGGTCCGCGGCGCCGTCCAACTGGAGCGGGACGAAGCCGGGCACATGGACGAGCAGGTCAGTGAGCTGCTCACCGCCATCCTGGAGCGGAACTCGCTGACCACCGAGGACCTCATCAGCATCTGGTTCACGGCGACGCCCGACCTGCACAGCGACTTTCCGGCAGCCGCCGCGCGCAAGCTCGGCATCGTCGACGTACCGCTGATCTGCGCTCAGGAGCTGGACATCGAGGGCGCGATGCCCAGGGTCGTACGCGTCCTCGCGCACATCGAGTCCGATCTGCCGCGCTCCGACATCGCGCACGTCTACCTCGGCGCCGCGGCCGCACTCCGCAAGGACATCGCCCAGTGAGGACCGCACTCGTCATCGGTACGGGGCTCATCGGCACGTCGGCGGCGCTGGCCCTGGTGGGGCGTG carries:
- a CDS encoding ADP-ribosylglycohydrolase family protein, yielding MTTTVRKQAATGALNGLALGDALGYPTEFRDVPSILAKYGPWREMELPTPALVTDDTQMTLALGRGLRAVMDRGVLEPETMAEVVRQEFIAWNRSPENNRAPGNTCLTACDLLERPDRPWQDASQIHSKGCGANMRVAPIGLIPGLSDEQRAGAAQLQAALTHGHPTALAASDLTAHAVRLLAQGTEPTGLVGLLRSYAYENRARYHDHWLGDLWTRSQDPTPTHFIARGWDECLEILDRLQEAVRSPSPETDPCLATGEGWIAEEALATGLLCFLLFLDEPLTALRRAACTSGDSDSIACLAGAFAGAYVGADAWPAEWADRIEYRGDLMALGALWDS
- a CDS encoding nucleotidyltransferase domain-containing protein — translated: MSPEDLVRDHTIYSCVMGSRAFGLATDTSDTDMRGVFLAPTPLFWRFEKPPTHVDGPADEQFSWELERFCALALRSNPNILECLHSPLVTHADDTGRELLALREAFLSRQAHETFARYALGQRKKLEADVRTHGAPRWKHAMHLLRLLTSCRDLLRTGALVVDVGDQREPLLAVKRGEVPWPVVEVRMTRLAAEADEAAARSPLPAEPDRARVEDFLVRVRRAGCIRR
- a CDS encoding Rieske (2Fe-2S) protein, encoding MTISATRRTVLAAGAAGAAALLAGCSEYGNENGGGGEAESPAQEEPTSGESPGEAPAGEELAKTAEIPVGGGKIFKDEQVVVTQPEQGEFKAFSAICTHQRCTVASVSDGTINCTCHGSKFRVADASVADGPATRPLPEEKITVTGNSIRLA
- a CDS encoding DUF6529 family protein; the encoded protein is MTVDPNAATQDFPSPEPAGRPQASRYLVPALVAGAVALALGAYGKVHDPAGTAFNLAGFSSTGAVKSWLATGAMGFAVVQFVSALMVYGKVPGPSWAGVLHRWSGRVAFLAAVPVAVHCLYALGYQTYEPRVLWHSLLGCFFFGAFSAKMLLLRSERLPGWLLPIVGGFVFAALTVVWLTSALWFFRTFGVTT
- the aroH gene encoding chorismate mutase, whose amino-acid sequence is MAVRAVRGAVQLERDEAGHMDEQVSELLTAILERNSLTTEDLISIWFTATPDLHSDFPAAAARKLGIVDVPLICAQELDIEGAMPRVVRVLAHIESDLPRSDIAHVYLGAAAALRKDIAQ